A part of Prolixibacteraceae bacterium genomic DNA contains:
- a CDS encoding rhodanese-like domain-containing protein has translation MKYISPIQLNEIIESDTPTMIVNVLPHHAYMRHHIPNSTNYDVNDPKFISNIEASCPAKETAIILYGIDNTLMRPKMAVHRLEKLGYKNCLVLKGGLEEWESEGYVTITN, from the coding sequence ATGAAATACATAAGCCCTATTCAACTAAATGAAATCATCGAATCTGACACCCCAACGATGATCGTAAACGTCCTTCCTCATCATGCCTATATGAGACATCATATTCCCAATTCGACTAATTATGACGTAAACGATCCGAAGTTTATCTCGAACATCGAAGCGTCATGTCCAGCCAAAGAGACTGCAATTATTCTATATGGTATAGACAACACCCTGATGCGCCCCAAAATGGCTGTCCATCGTCTCGAAAAGCTAGGATATAAAAATTGTCTCGTATTAAAAGGCGGATTAGAAGAGTGGGAAAGTGAAGGATATGTCACCATCACCAATTAG